The region ACCGAAACCCTGTCAAAATTCTGAATACATTTAAGTGACTCGGATGTGTCATGGAAGCATTATTCCTCATAAGAACTTCTGAATGTTAAGAATGTTTGCAGTAACCACAtgcagtaacatttttttttttaaatgttatttgtaattaattgtGACTCGTGAATGTGATTAATCGTGACAGCCTGTCACAAGtcctcacacctgcacagacagcacacaggcGTCATACGGACTAACCGCCCGCCCTCCATTTTGATCCGTTTTACAGTCTTAGCGGACGTCGGGCGGATTATTGACGCGCTCTACCCGCGGGGGCGGGCGTAAGAGACCGCTAGCACGTTACCATAACTACACGCTGCGCTGTGAAGCGACGGCCTGAATCTCCGCGGCGTGCGTTTTACGCGTCGCGCGCACTTTGAGCGATGAGTAACTAACGGGGCCCGGCGTCGGGACGGGGGTCTGGTTAGCCCCGGAAGGGTAGCTGCTCGTTATGTGGCGAGGCTGCTGGCGAGGAAACAGGCCTTTTCCCACAGCgatcacgccccccccccccccccccccccccggggtttTAACGAATGCGCAACGCGTTGCAGCCCTGAAGTGCTGAAGCAACGTGCTTTCAGCTTTCATCAACAAAccacaaactaaacaaaaaaaaatatataatatatatatatatatatatatatatatatataaatcaacCAGGCTGCATTCACATCGTTTATGAATATTAACTACAGGAGCAAGGACTTtggaatttaatttcaaaacctttttttctttgtttgttatcggaaaaaaaaggaagaaaatgacGACAACAGTAACAGCGGGACCGGAACATCCGCTGAGCTGCGAAAATGCGCGAAATGCACCCACGTAAAACTGCAGCGAGGAGGAGCGAGCTAAAATACGCGCTGGGAACGGGCGAAGGCTCGTATTTTACGCCGATTAGAAAGGGCCGTCACAGGCAATAAAGCGGACacctgtgactgtgacatcagctcTGAGGCGCGAGCCGCGATTCCAGACGAGCCTCTCTCTAACGCTGCTGCCCTCCTTAAACGCACgacccccccgcctccgcctaaccccccccccccccgcctaccccccccgcccgcccctcaGCCCGCCTTCTCCCCGCACCCCTGCTGGACGTACGCCAAACGAACCAAAAAGCGACCAAACAGCTCGTCCGGCGGACCCGCGGCAGGCAGGAACGCAGACGGACGTTACCCGTCCCGCGAAAAACACGCACCCCAAAAACAACTGCCACATTCTTCTctccttacaaaaaaaatgaataaaaatgcagcgACTGGACAGTAGCCAGCATAATTCTGATCTGCCTACTGGAATCctagaggggcgggggggcattaGGGGGGTGggtacgagggggggggggggggagcaggcagGCCCCCCCTTGCCGAGCGCTTCACAGTGGCGTGAGGAATGCATGCACCACCGTGCTTTTCAGTACGACCCAATTCCCAGCCATCTGCAGGGAGAGAAGCCCTAATCCAGAACCACCGCGTCTGTGGACAAACATaataacattaaacactgaaatacagtttaataaaaCCCTGCTCCATCGCCTGGGGACGACCCCGCGGTACCAGCACTGAAACTGTGGAGTTCAGGATGGGGATCTCATCAGGGAGGAAGAaaacatacgcgcacacacacacacacacacaccacacacacacacacacaccacacaggcacgcacacacagcacacacgcacaacgcacacacacacacacacacacacacacacacacacgagacaggcaacacacacacacacaggcacaggcacaggcacacacacacacacacacacacacacacacaggcacacacacacgcacacacacacacacacacacacacacacacacacacacacacacacacacacacacacacacgcacacacacacacgggtcgGAAGGTCGGCTCAGAAGAGGCAGGATAAAAATGAAACCCAGCGGGTGACCTCCTTGGTAAGTCCTGGCAGACGGTGAAGGGGGGGAAACTCCGCCTCGACCTAAAGgcctgacccctccctccccccgccccctcccccccccctccccccccccctaccccccccaagCCCAGGGAGCCGCCCACAATCCGGCCGGGGCCAGCAAGAACATTCCTTCTAGAACCCTGCCAATCAACCGTATCGCCCTGGCGACACTAAGCAACAGCAGGTGGTGGCatctggggagagggagggaggcgggcgGGCAGACGGCCGACCAgtcggacggacggacggacggacggacggagaAACGGACGGAGGAGGAGCGATGACATTTCTCGTGCGAGGGAGACTCGTGCTGGAGCAGCGGGAGGACTGGAATCGCGGCAGGAAATTCCACTCCCCTGGCTCTCAGATTAGGAAACAAGTCTAAACACAAGCAAGAATTtcaaaagggggaggggccggggtgggagggtgggggtgaggggacaTCTCCGAAatagaaacaaacaacaacaaaaaaaacgggTAACCAACAATCCCCCGTTCAGAGATGCATGGTTCATTAGGGGACACGTGAATGCTctttaacaaaagaaaacctcTCATTTCTGCTTACTGACGGCAGCCACATCCAGCGtgaccccccccactccccccactcccccacccggGGGCTTGCAGTCTGTTCACAAAGCTGAAAAATACAAGTATCTGCCATCTTTCATGCCCCAGACAAATCACTCCTTATAAATGGCATCGATCGTGCATTAGAAGTGATGAGTTAAAAAGCTATCTGATTAAATCAAAATGGATGCTACATGTCAAGTAGCATAGCCACCTTCATTATTCAGCcgtagaaagaaaaaaaaagccaatccATAGAGCTCTCCTCAGCGTTTTCTTACAATCATTATTTTCGTGctcgttattttttttttgccacagatCTGTCCGTAACGAAACTCTCCCTGGCCTTAAGTCGCAGCATCTGAGGATCATGCCTTCAAACTCCGCCTcgtcacacagcacagacaaaaaTATACAGCGGCGAAACTGAACGCCAATTAAGTGACCATCTCACAGCATCACAGAGACATGCACTGCTGAGGCAGAATGATGGAACATAATAAGCAAACGGTAGCACACATTAAAGAGTGAAGTAGCATAGCTGTTCATCTGTAATGCCTATCGATAGCTAAAAACAGAACTCTGTATTATATTAACTGATCATCGCTGATATGTAGGCTACAACCCTCTACATACTGTAATACCTTTTATATGTCAGTGTGCGAAAATGTACACATAAACATTCCTCAAAGGATATTACTATGAAGGTGCCAGTGGTTAGACTGCATGCCCTTGTGCTACATAAAAAACTAGGCTATTTCTTAACATGTAAAACACTAACCAGGATAACTTTGTATAttgcaaagcattttaaatttacactccttacatgtttttttttttttgttttgttactttattcagacagggaaGACGCAGAAATTGTtagaaaaattatatatatatatacacatctcAAATTACATAAAGTGCGGGGAAGCGAACCGCCGGCCACACAAGGGGATTCGCATATGGGTCTGGAGGTAGCCGccaaacagaaatacacacagtcGGGGAACCGCACTGAAAAACGACGTGTGGGCTAGCTGCTCCCTCTCGCTTGCTGTCACCTCGCCTTAATGTCAAACTCTCAGAGGTCTCCCCGGGTGAAACAAACACTGCCAGGCTAACGCGCGAGCGCGCACGTGCACCAATTTCACCGAAACCAGCAAGTCTCGGGTCTTGACAAAAAAACGCGGCCGCTTTTATTAAGAAGCCTGAAGGTCGCGAGCACAACACGCGCGTTTCGCGCGCGCATCAGAAGCTCGCTTGCGCACCCGACATCAAACGGCTCTCGTGCCAGCCCTCCGAAActgagcaaaaagaaaaaaaaaatctattcgaCGTTCGCTCCGAGCGCACCTCGCAGGCAACTCCGAAATACTTTGGAGGGCAGAATCTTAAAAAATGTCGATGCATTCCCCCGTGCACTCTTAAGACATGTCATCAGCATCCATTTTCGTGACTAGGAAGATGTGCTCCGGGACACAGAGAGCATTGTGATCCAGTTGTCGGTTCTCGTTTTAAAGTTGCTACAGCCACGACACTGTAAGGGGAAGCTTGTTTACGCAGACAAACCGCATTTAACAACTGTTTGCGCTGCCACGGAACTAAAGACAGTCAACCAGTTCAGAGACTGAGACAAGCTCATAAACCCGCTGCCGTGCATGAAACATAGCAacagaaaagcaacaaaaaaaaaaaaagaaagaaagaaaaaggggagaaaaaaagttcTAGTCTgctcccaaacacactgcaagGGCCTCTTAAGCTACGCATTCCGGAATGTGCCGCTTCAGAATCATACAGTGAATCACTTGTATGAACCTTCCAACCCGGAGTGCTGTTATTATCACAGCAACCCCCGTGGCGGTGTCTTCAAGCGCAAGGCCCTAATTCACAGCAGCGCAGGCCAAAGCGCATAGCTTCCAGGAccccaggggggcggggggcgggggggagtgtTGCCTCTGTGCAGAGGGGAGGTCCACCCGCCCGTGTGTTTGTGTCGAAattgtgaggggaggggggtggtggggtggggtggggtggggggggcagggccacAGCAGATCTGCACAGATCTGTACACGTGGCCTCCCAGCTACGAGGCAGGCCCCTTCGCCACGCCGAACCGATCTGCACTGACAAGCGCGGGCTGCAGCCAATCCACCGCCGGAATCCAGTGAATTCGGTTCCGCGCATCATTCACGATCAATTTTCTATATTCACACTCAGATCTAACGTTCAAAAGCTCCTCGAGGGTCGAGGACCAGATAATAATTCACCTCTTATGCATCTTCCGACATTTCTGTCACaactttccttgttttttttatttctttctttttttttttcttcaaggaTCTCCAAATTAAGCCCACATCCCCATCCTTTAGGGAAAGTAACACACCACTGGCAATATTTTCTAAAGGTCAAATGACACCGAACATGTACAACCGCTGATTAGTCATCACAGCACAAGCCCACAGAAAATTCAGCATGTTCTGTCACTGAGCGTTTGTCCGATGTGAAACTTGATGAGAAGGTCGAGCGCAACTTTCCGGCAGGCAGAAATATCGACGAAACGCTTCGCTGTGAATGCCCAGGGGTTGTACACACACCATTTCACAACCCTTCTCCCATTCAGAGAAATGGAATGAAGGTTGCGCAGTATTTTGCAACACGTTACAAAAAacgagaaaatacatttcaccccccccccccacgaaaaGGCAATTTGCAACAGTGGCACAACATGGAGACGTTTCAGAAACGCGATATGCAAATCCACGCTTCCGCTTAAACCATGAGGACACGGGCACGCGAGCTTCTTCTTTTCGGAAATGCACTCACCCTCAGCCAGGAGATATTATTAGCTCATGATAGCGTTAGCTAATGTATTAGCTCACAGAAACTGCTTCTCTAAAGAAAATTGCAAAACCGCGTTTCCCCGACAATCAAATGCACCGTGAGAGATAGGAACTCGGGTACCTCTCTCATTCTCAATGGGAGTCGAGGAGGAAGCGCTACCGCCACTCAACTCAAGCAGAGCAAGGCCAACTTCCGGCGCGCGGTTTTGCCCATCGATCGAAACCCCCGTTTCCACGGGGACCGCGGCTGACGCTAGCGCGCGGCCGGGGACGTCCCGCCGGCCGGCCCGCCCGGGGTCTCTTACCTGATGTAGCCGCCGGCGAAGGCCTGGGAGACGGAGACGagctcgcccccccgccccatgtcCGCGGGGTCGCCGTAGCCCTTGGGTCTGCCCCAGCCGTCGGCGGGGCCCAGGGGCGGGTACAGGCCGAAAACGGGCTTCTGGTCCGGCAGGCCGGCGGCGGACGGCGAGCTGACTCCGTAGTGGTAGCTCTGGCCGCCGGAGGTGCTGACCCCGCAGACGGAGATGGGCGAGTGCAGCGGGCTGGAGAGGTCCGCGCCGCCCATCTGGCAGTAGCTCctgctctccttctcctgcttgATCACGCCGGGCGTGCACAGCTGGATGAAGGAGTCCTTCTCCTTCTTGATGACGGGCAGGAGGCCGGCGGCCGCTGCGGCCTCCTGCgccgcctgctgctgctgctgctgctgctccgaCCCGTTCACCCCACCGCCGCACATGCCGGCGATGCCGCCGTTGCCGCTGACGACGGGCTTGGTTTCCTTGAGCGCCCCCACGTCGCCCATCAGGGCCTCGTCCACGGACAGCGAGGACAGGAAGGCGGCCTCGTCGCCCACGTAGAACTCGTTGAGGTCCGTCAGGGAGCCCGGcagctccaggtcctgcaggatGTCCAGGCTGTTCTCGGCGAAGAGCCGGGCGTTCAGCTCCTGCTCCTTGCCCACCTGGCCGAAGCTCTCCGACTCCATGTCCAGCCGGTCCTTCCCCGCGGGGGAGAACTCCATCTTCAGCTGGAAGGGTTCCGGGCCGACTCCGACCCCGAGGCCGGTCAGCGGGTCCACGGCGGTGGAGCAGCGGTTCAGGTCCGCGATGCTGGCCTCCAGCAGGGAGAAGTTCTCGCCCAGGGAGAAGGAGCCCAgcgtgtgctgctgctgctgctgctgctgctgctgctgctgctgctgctgctgctgctgctgctgttgctgctgctgctgctgctgctgctgctgtttctgcaGCTGCGGGCTGCCCCCCACGCCCAGCGGCTTGGCGTCGGCGTCCTCGGTGTACAGGCCCATGGAGGCCGACACGGCCGTGGTCAGCTCCTCCCGGGGGGCTCCGCCCTTGCCCACGCCGTTGGAGACGTCCCCCAGGATGGACTGAGGCGTCGCCGGGGCCGGCAGGCCGCTGCCTTCCCCCTGGAACGCTCTGCCGTTGGAATTCCCGAAATTCACCCGCTCGTCCTGGTTATTGCTGTACTTCATCCCTCCTCGATCCATGTCTTGTTCCTGTtggaacacacagagaggggaggggcaggggaagatttacaaaacaaaaaaaaggggaatACTCAGTATAGCAGCGAACTGCCGTTGCCATAGAAATAAAGCTACGcagtattgtgtttttttttttttttttaaaagggaattcAAAAGAGGACAGTGGCTCTGCAGCAAATTAACAAACTAAACAGTGGAATAACAAACTCCTGAGGACAATGTAGTAGCTTTCAAGGTTAGAAAAAGCAAAAGTtgaccttttaaaaatacagactaTACATTTTCCAGTTAACTCGAGGAAATAATCAGCAGCTGGAATTAGTTGCGCAGGCCTAAGTGCTTTCTCAGAAATGCAGCCACTAAATTAGAAAAAGATGTTCAgcccaaattaaatatttgtttggaAAATGTTATGCCTTTCTGTTGCACGGATTCAGGTAAGTGTTTTTCAAAGGGGGCCCCAACCAAGAATTAGCAGTATAAAcgctcacagaaaaaaaaacacaatacggcacagtacaatacaaaacaacaaccaTAAAACTTGCAATGACATTATACTACCCGACCCTGACAGCCACACATTTTTGCAGTTCATAGATTAAAATATCGAATACCAGCAGTCACTAGGCCTTCAATCATCAAATCTAGCATTCtacattattttgaaaacaggatacatttttaacaacGGGAGATCCCAATGAAACCCAGGCATCCCAAGCAATAAAAAGGTTATAGATTTTCCCAATAAGTTAACATCTTAAATCTGTATCTAGGGGCAACTAAAGGAACCCCCCAGCACTAGATAAAATTTAGAAATAAccaacaaacaacaataaacaataacatatattataataataataataataaaaacgtattattattattgatattattttttatcattgttattattgttgttgagattattattgttattattattactattattattatgcattacTCATATTTAGCATGTATGTTCGAAATAAACAACTACTTATAGACGCAAGTACTGTGCTTCGTAGCCTTGGTTAACATGACAACGCAAGTGATCTCAACAGTCGTACTGTTCCAGACGCTGATCAAGTAGGCTATACCATGAAGAAGCACAAGGTACGAAAAGCCCGAAGCACACCCCCTGCCCAGCGCGTGAAAAGAAACACATAACGAAACGAATGCATTATATGCCTACATCGCTACGCTCTATCAACATGCAGttgactgggcaaaaatgcagAATGCGAGATGAATTACGCAATAATATTATATTAGGCAAGCGCGTGCTTAAACATACTTACGTACCATTTTTCGGAAATATTCTACTATTTTAGCtatgttttctttaaaacaatattaactGAGAACAGGACGAGTTGTTGTCTGCTGAGAAATAATTGATCAGTAGATCCTATGTATGCATCCACAATATGCCAATTGGGTAAGTATGACCAGTACATGTAGACTGGAATCAAGTGTTGCATTAGAAATCGATAGGGTGccataacaaaagaaaattagaACTGCGTACAGGGTATAAAAGGTTTATACTTTGCGCAATGACATGGAATAAACAACTACGAAAACGGCAACGGCACCGTTTAGAGGCTGTTTCCAAGACTccgacaaaaaaaatatttagactACTCATAAACGTTCAGATAAGTTCAGCAGTAACTCCGAAGCAGTCAAACGCTTATTGCTATGCGACAACGCATTCATTGATTTTATCATACGTATATTCTCTAAAGGCACCATGTAAACAGCTTTCCCTTGAGACACTTGTCAAAACATATCAAGTGTTTCATGCATACAGACAACACAAATTTTCAGTTAATAACGCTTCCCTAAATTAGTTAGAACTGAATTTTCCATGCATATAGCTTCCATAATAAATTGCTTTAAACCAACACATTAATTGCGTAACCATAACCATGCCTTTGCAAGTATATGGCTAATGTCACCAAAAAACGTCACTTGCATCGATTTCTCCAAGTCCGCGTGGAAGCTTATTTTCGTCCCTAAACCGAAGCCAGGAGAGGTTGTCCAGCCATTTAACGTCATGATGCGTCATCTTTTCCGTGGCCCTGCGCGCTATCTTGGCTAATAGACTACGAATGTCTCATGTTTGCagcttgcaagctagctagcagcACATTTTATGTACCTGACCTGCCCTGCGATTTCACCATAATGATACAAAATGGAGCTTCATGCAGTAGTTAGTATCTGTGCACCACGCCGGATCTGCCCTCATGAGGtgtgctagctaacgttagctagctgccTATAATACCACCACACTGGTGCAACCTGTTGGTCATGAGCAGCTACTGCATTTAGCTAAGTTCCACATGTGACTAAACGAAACGGACCAGTTGCACTCTCAAAGCAAGAAAGTTGTTTTAAACAGACATAGCTGGCAACTGTACACCGGGATTCCTTTATTTGAACGGCTAGATCATTTTAATCGCGCCTTTCGCATATTTATATCGTGACAACACAAGAAGGGTTGTTACTCAGTTAACTTAGCTATCGTCCTATATCGTAATTGAAAAAAATTCGTGGCCGAAAAACAATGTTGCATTTTTAGACACAcctttaaaaatacttaagttCATATCGACACTGCGCCAAACTCTGgcacaaaacaacacaaggtGAAATGACAACTACGGGCACGCTAGCTAATAATTTGTCAGCTAACGTAGGCTAGTCAGCGTGCCATCTCGCCTATTTCTTAAATCGACAACAAATCTATATAGTACCGCAAAACAAACGCATCACGACACATATCTTGACTCGCACACAACGCCATATGAAGACAAGGCAACAATGTAGCTTGTGTGCAATGTGTTTTAAAGGAGCTAAACAAACCTACCTCTTTCAAAGCAGAAATAATTAGGTCATCTCGAGTCGGTCACAGTCCGAAGCTGGCTAGCGTTCACCGAACTGGAAATCTGAAGTccttaacgttagctagcatcCAATAATTACTGAAATCCAATTTTCCGCATGGTATTTTGTTGTAAAGTACAAGCTAGCAAGAATGACAGTTGCGAGGTTTTTAGGTACCGTAGCAAGCCTATCTGCTAAAACAAACAACCCAAGTTAGCTTATCTCGCTACTACTGGTAGCTAGatattggggggaaaaatgcaaatatgcgGCTAGCGAACAACTGTTTGTAAATAATTAGCGATAACTAACGTTAAGCAGAAGAACTAAGTTAGTagttatacatttataaatagtTATAAATCGCATAGCTACTGACATATCCTATCTTTTCGTTGCTGAATAATTATATAGCTGGGAACTTGGCTATATGCGGTTAGGTAGCCGACTGCAATATTCCTGCCTGCAATTAGTCATTAAATCTTATAATTAAAGTTACAGAATAAACATTATCTGCATATGTACCAAGCTGATTACAATCGCCAGCGAACGTCCCCCAGCAAGATTTAGAGCGATGGAACACGCCCCACGGAGAGGCAACTCgagagctaacgttagctagagcTACTTCATCCGACAATAATACAACCTTGTTGGCAAAGTAGCTACATACGGCAACTGCGGCGAGCTAACTAAACGTGCTTCGCCTTAATGTTGTAAGGCAATCCGATGCGTATTGCAGATTACACTCGCTATAACACTGAGTTTATTGACCGCTACCTAATAAAGATATGTCGTTAGTTAAGTTAGCGCTGTCTAATGAAGATAGTGTCGCTAGCGCTAGCTAATTATACCAAACTGGCGTGACTAGAGTTGAAATGTAGCTAGCCGGCTACCAGTTAGcctgcaataaaacaaacactcacTGGAAAGGGGTGCGCTGCTTATTCGCTACAGCCTGAGCACCTAGTTAAGTTACCCTTGCCTTGCCAAATCGCTGGGCAACTTCCAAGAAAGACAAACTTTAGAGACGACCTATTATTATCGGTcaagataaatatttttagGTTGTCGTATAactta is a window of Anguilla rostrata isolate EN2019 chromosome 9, ASM1855537v3, whole genome shotgun sequence DNA encoding:
- the LOC135262729 gene encoding glucocorticoid receptor-like — its product is MTHHDVKWLDNLSWLRFRDENKLPRGLGEIDEQDMDRGGMKYSNNQDERVNFGNSNGRAFQGEGSGLPAPATPQSILGDVSNGVGKGGAPREELTTAVSASMGLYTEDADAKPLGVGGSPQLQKQQQQQQQQQQQQQQQQQQQQQQQQQQQQQHTLGSFSLGENFSLLEASIADLNRCSTAVDPLTGLGVGVGPEPFQLKMEFSPAGKDRLDMESESFGQVGKEQELNARLFAENSLDILQDLELPGSLTDLNEFYVGDEAAFLSSLSVDEALMGDVGALKETKPVVSGNGGIAGMCGGGVNGSEQQQQQQQAAQEAAAAAGLLPVIKKEKDSFIQLCTPGVIKQEKESRSYCQMGGADLSSPLHSPISVCGVSTSGGQSYHYGVSSPSAAGLPDQKPVFGLYPPLGPADGWGRPKGYGDPADMGRGGELVSVSQAFAGGYISHAPRAESTASASAGSSKSGATHKICLVCSDEASGCHYGVLTCGSCKVFFKRAVEGWRARQNTDGQHNYLCAGRNDCIIDKIRRKNCPACRFRKCLQAGMNLEARKTKKLIRMKGQQVASSEPVPPMAEEGARALLPKSMPQLIPTMLSLLKAIEPETIYAGFDSTIPDTSNRLMTALNRLGGLQVVSAVKWAKALPGFRNLHLDDQMTLLQCSWLVLMSFSLGWRSFQQSNGGMLCFAPDLVINQERMKLPYMNDQCEQMLKISNEFVRLQVSYEEYLCMKVLLLLSTVPKDGLKSQAVFDEIRMAYIKELGKAIVKREENSSQNWQRFYQLTRLLDSMQEMVGGLLNFCFYTFVNKSLSVEFPEMLAEIISNQLPKFKTGSVKPLLFHQK